From the genome of Psychroserpens ponticola, one region includes:
- a CDS encoding carbonic anhydrase: MNLDNVFKNNEKWIKAKLAVDSNYFEELGKGQTPELLYIGCSDSRVTAEDLMGLGPGDVFVHRNIANMVSGIDLNAMSVVEYAVTHLKVNHVVVCGHYACGGVKAAMQSADLGVLNGWLRNIRDVYRIHHDELNAIQDEEKKYDRLVELNVKEQCVNLIKTAAVQKAYRDRGLKVHGWVFDVHSGKLIDLKIDFEKFLSDIMEIYHLD, encoded by the coding sequence ATGAATTTAGATAATGTATTTAAAAATAATGAAAAGTGGATTAAAGCAAAATTAGCCGTTGATTCTAATTATTTTGAAGAATTAGGAAAAGGGCAAACACCAGAATTATTATACATTGGTTGTTCAGATAGTAGAGTCACTGCCGAAGATTTAATGGGACTTGGTCCTGGTGATGTTTTTGTGCATCGTAATATTGCAAATATGGTTTCAGGTATAGATCTGAATGCTATGTCTGTTGTTGAATATGCAGTAACACATTTAAAAGTAAATCACGTAGTGGTTTGTGGTCATTATGCTTGTGGTGGTGTAAAAGCAGCTATGCAATCAGCAGATTTAGGCGTGCTCAACGGTTGGCTACGTAACATAAGAGACGTATATAGAATTCATCATGATGAATTAAATGCTATCCAAGATGAAGAAAAAAAATACGATCGATTAGTAGAACTCAATGTAAAAGAACAGTGTGTTAATTTAATTAAAACTGCTGCTGTACAAAAAGCATATAGAGATAGAGGTCTAAAAGTACACGGTTGGGTTTTTGATGTTCATTCTGGGAAGTTAATTGATTTAAAAATAGATTTTGAGAAGTTTCTAAGTGATATAATGGAAATTTATCATCTAGATTAA
- a CDS encoding CvpA family protein, which translates to MTVIDIVLGSLLLFGLIRGFMKGLFVEIASLVALIAGVYGAIHFSDFAANLLYSKFDWDEKYINIVAFAVTFVIIVLVIALAGKALTKLANFAALGILNKLLGGVFGALKIGLILSILLIVFDTMNNSIPFADEKDLKSSILYEPVKSLAPMLFPSIINKGKEDSEDES; encoded by the coding sequence ATGACTGTAATTGATATTGTTTTAGGTTCGCTTTTACTATTCGGGCTCATAAGAGGTTTTATGAAGGGTCTTTTTGTTGAAATCGCCTCTTTAGTTGCACTTATTGCTGGTGTTTATGGAGCAATCCATTTTAGTGATTTTGCTGCTAACCTTTTGTATAGTAAATTTGATTGGGATGAAAAATACATCAATATCGTGGCTTTTGCAGTTACATTTGTTATTATTGTTTTGGTCATTGCACTCGCTGGAAAAGCATTAACTAAGTTGGCAAATTTTGCTGCGCTAGGTATTTTAAACAAACTGCTTGGAGGTGTGTTTGGAGCTTTAAAAATTGGTTTAATTTTAAGCATATTGTTGATAGTTTTTGATACAATGAATAATTCCATCCCGTTTGCAGATGAAAAGGATTTGAAAAGCTCTATTCTTTATGAGCCTGTAAAAAGCTTGGCTCCTATGCTATTTCCGAGTATTATAAATAAAGGGAAGGAAGATTCAGAAGATGAATCTTAA